From the bacterium genome, one window contains:
- a CDS encoding inorganic pyrophosphatase, translating into MPFNLWHDLPAGPRPPDELNAIIEIPRGSRNKYELDKETGLFRFDRILYSAVHYPADYGFIPRTLADDDDPLDVLVMVTLPTFPGCLIPVRPIGVFEMRDEKGLDEKVLAVPLKDPLYDGYHDLDDVPPHFLREVEHFFAIYKELEGIRTTSLGWRARDEARRVIQHACRMYADGRPVHGAA; encoded by the coding sequence ATGCCGTTCAACCTCTGGCACGACCTGCCCGCCGGCCCCAGGCCCCCCGATGAGCTCAACGCCATCATCGAGATCCCACGCGGCAGCCGCAACAAGTACGAGCTGGACAAAGAGACCGGCCTCTTCCGCTTCGATCGCATCCTCTACAGCGCCGTCCACTACCCGGCCGACTACGGCTTCATCCCGCGCACGCTCGCCGATGACGACGACCCGCTCGACGTGCTCGTCATGGTCACGCTGCCGACCTTCCCCGGCTGCCTGATCCCCGTTCGCCCCATCGGCGTGTTCGAGATGCGCGACGAGAAGGGGCTAGACGAGAAGGTGCTGGCCGTGCCTCTGAAGGATCCGCTCTACGACGGGTACCACGACCTCGACGACGTCCCACCCCACTTCCTGCGCGAGGTGGAGCACTTCTTCGCGATCTACAAGGAACTCGAGGGCATCCGCACGACGAGCCTCGGCTGGCGTGCCCGCGACGAAGCGCGCCGCGTCATCCAGCACGCCTGCCGCATGTACGCGGACGGCAGGCCCGTTCACGGCGCGGCCTGA
- a CDS encoding diadenosine tetraphosphate hydrolase: MRYRRDRSAGVIVFRRTDSGCRFLLILSRLTKRPLWEFPKGGVDADETPLEAALRELEEETGLGGAEIRLVDGYEAREEYRFTIGSGPDRMLVRKEVTYYLAEALTDVVRLSTEEARSHAWLELGEAQRRLRYAARKRILEGAARAAGCLPAAEEAGSDEAQSDSASRRRQARSPSGRARA, translated from the coding sequence ATGCGCTACCGTCGAGACCGATCGGCCGGCGTGATCGTCTTCCGGCGCACGGACAGCGGCTGCCGCTTCCTCCTCATCCTCTCACGCCTGACCAAGCGCCCGCTGTGGGAGTTCCCCAAGGGCGGTGTGGACGCGGACGAGACGCCGCTCGAGGCCGCGCTGCGCGAGCTCGAGGAAGAGACGGGCCTGGGCGGCGCCGAGATCCGGCTCGTGGACGGCTACGAGGCGCGCGAGGAGTACCGCTTCACCATCGGCAGCGGCCCCGACCGCATGCTCGTGCGCAAGGAAGTGACTTACTACCTGGCCGAAGCGCTCACCGATGTCGTGCGCCTCTCGACGGAGGAGGCCCGGAGCCACGCCTGGCTGGAGCTGGGTGAAGCGCAGCGTCGGCTGCGCTATGCGGCGCGGAAACGGATCCTGGAAGGCGCGGCGCGCGCGGCCGGGTGTCTGCCGGCGGCGGAGGAGGCCGGCTCCGACGAGGCTCAGTCCGACAGCGCCTCGCGCAGGCGGCAGGCGAGGAGCCCGTCGGGCAGGGCGCGGGCCTGA
- a CDS encoding methionine adenosyltransferase, with the protein MATVFVLTSESVSEGHPDKVADRISDSILDAYLARDPQARVACEVLVTERYACIAGEVRSSASLDASEIEAVAREAIRDIGYTGIDERFDADTVEVQVRLHEQAREIAQAVDKADPRAQGAGDQGIMFGYATAETPELMPAPIVWAHALTRGLAEARRAGVVDWLRPDAKSQVSVEYVDGVPRQITRIVVSTQHAPHVAQPAIREFVIEQLIPSVLPAQYLKDGWQDQVLVNPSGSFVEGGPATDTGLTGRKIIVDTYGGAARHGGGAFSGKDPSKVDRSGAYAARWAAKNVVAAGLARRCEIQLAYAIGVPEPVAIGVETFGTGAEDERAIEEWIRRHFDLTPRGIIERLDLLRAIYAVTSAYGHFGREPDGNGTFPWESLVDEVAAAPAT; encoded by the coding sequence ATGGCGACGGTGTTCGTCCTCACGAGTGAGTCGGTCTCTGAAGGTCACCCGGACAAGGTCGCGGATCGCATCAGCGACAGCATCCTGGATGCGTATCTCGCCCGGGATCCCCAGGCGCGCGTCGCGTGCGAGGTGCTGGTCACCGAGCGTTACGCGTGCATCGCGGGCGAGGTGCGGAGCAGCGCGTCGCTGGATGCGAGCGAGATCGAGGCGGTGGCCCGCGAGGCCATCCGGGACATCGGCTACACGGGCATCGACGAGCGCTTCGACGCGGACACCGTCGAAGTGCAGGTACGGCTGCACGAGCAGGCGCGGGAGATCGCGCAGGCCGTAGACAAGGCCGATCCTCGCGCGCAGGGCGCAGGCGACCAGGGGATCATGTTCGGCTACGCCACGGCGGAGACGCCCGAGCTCATGCCGGCGCCGATCGTCTGGGCGCATGCGCTGACGCGCGGGCTCGCCGAGGCGCGGCGGGCGGGTGTGGTGGACTGGCTGCGCCCGGACGCGAAGAGCCAGGTCTCGGTGGAGTACGTGGACGGCGTGCCGAGGCAGATCACGAGGATCGTCGTCTCCACGCAGCACGCTCCGCACGTCGCGCAGCCGGCGATCCGAGAATTCGTCATCGAGCAGTTGATCCCCTCGGTGCTGCCGGCGCAGTACCTGAAGGACGGCTGGCAGGACCAGGTGCTGGTCAACCCGTCCGGCTCGTTCGTGGAAGGCGGGCCCGCGACGGACACGGGGCTGACCGGCCGCAAGATCATCGTGGACACGTACGGCGGCGCGGCGCGGCACGGCGGGGGCGCGTTCAGCGGGAAGGACCCGTCGAAGGTGGACCGGTCGGGTGCGTACGCGGCGCGCTGGGCGGCGAAGAACGTCGTCGCCGCAGGGCTGGCGCGCCGTTGCGAGATCCAGCTCGCCTACGCCATCGGCGTGCCGGAGCCGGTGGCCATCGGAGTGGAGACGTTCGGGACCGGCGCGGAAGACGAGCGCGCGATCGAGGAGTGGATCCGCCGCCACTTCGACCTCACGCCCCGGGGCATCATCGAGCGGCTCGACCTGCTGCGGGCGATCTACGCCGTGACCTCGGCGTACGGGCACTTCGGCCGGGAGCCGGACGGCAACGGCACGTTCCCGTGGGAGTCGCTGGTGGACGAGGTGGCCGCGGCTCCGGCGACCTGA
- a CDS encoding transcriptional regulator, producing MEGVPPHQRVVRALTALADENRLRMVELLAASAELTCGAIGTALGLSPSLVSHHLAVLESAGLIARRKAGPCTLNRLRRDELARHLSGLARLVGAG from the coding sequence GTGGAGGGCGTCCCACCGCATCAACGCGTCGTCCGGGCACTCACCGCTCTCGCGGACGAGAACCGGCTCCGCATGGTGGAGTTGCTGGCGGCCAGCGCCGAGCTCACCTGCGGCGCGATCGGCACGGCGCTCGGCCTCTCGCCATCGCTGGTCTCGCATCACCTCGCCGTTCTCGAGTCCGCCGGCCTCATCGCCCGCCGCAAGGCCGGCCCCTGCACCCTCAACCGGCTCCGCCGCGACGAGCTGGCCCGCCACCTCTCCGGCCTCGCGCGTCTCGTCGGCGCGGGGTGA
- the aspA gene encoding aspartate ammonia-lyase (catalyzes the formation of fumarate from aspartate): MDTQEYRIERDSLGEMRVPKHALWGAQTQRAVENFPISGLRFPPSFIAALGRIKKAAAETNMELGLLPERIGRAIVAAADEVIAGEHDEHFVLDIFQTGSGTSTNMNANEVIANRAQQLLGDGTRVHPNDHVNLGQSSNDVIPTAMQVAARVAIQNDLLPALAKLEAALAEKAAAFDHIVKSGRTHMMDATPVRLGQEFSGYAAQIMHGMRRVREASEDMAELPLGGTAVGTGINTHPEFARRAIERLVVMTGVQFREATNHFERQGTRDTMVYAHGALHTVAVSLTKIANDIRLLASGPRAGLAEITLPAIQPGSSIMPGKVNPVIPEAVTMVAAQVMGNHTTITVAAQGSFLELSVMMPVIAYAFLQSVTLLTRVSHVFVDKCIAGITANEERCRELLEGNLALGTALAPRIGYDAAAAIAKEAFAQGRTVREVAREKGVLSEAELDAVLDPWAMTEPGIPGGVPSGGG; this comes from the coding sequence ATGGACACGCAAGAATACAGGATCGAGCGGGATTCGCTCGGCGAGATGCGCGTGCCGAAGCACGCGCTGTGGGGCGCGCAGACGCAGCGCGCGGTGGAGAACTTCCCCATCAGCGGCTTGCGGTTCCCGCCGAGCTTCATCGCGGCGCTGGGGCGGATCAAGAAGGCGGCGGCGGAGACGAACATGGAGTTGGGCCTGTTGCCGGAGCGCATCGGCCGCGCGATCGTCGCCGCTGCGGATGAGGTGATCGCGGGCGAGCACGACGAGCACTTCGTGCTGGACATCTTCCAGACCGGCAGCGGCACCTCGACGAACATGAACGCGAACGAGGTGATCGCGAACCGGGCGCAGCAGCTCCTGGGCGACGGGACCCGGGTGCACCCGAACGATCACGTCAACCTCGGCCAGTCGTCCAACGACGTGATCCCGACGGCGATGCAGGTGGCTGCGCGGGTCGCCATCCAGAACGACCTGCTGCCTGCGCTGGCGAAGCTCGAGGCGGCGTTGGCGGAGAAGGCGGCCGCGTTCGATCACATCGTGAAGTCGGGCCGCACGCACATGATGGATGCGACGCCCGTGCGGCTGGGCCAGGAGTTCAGCGGGTATGCGGCCCAGATCATGCACGGCATGCGGCGCGTCCGTGAGGCGAGCGAGGACATGGCCGAGCTCCCGCTGGGCGGCACGGCCGTGGGGACGGGGATCAACACCCATCCGGAGTTCGCGCGCCGCGCCATCGAGCGCCTCGTCGTGATGACGGGCGTGCAGTTCCGCGAGGCGACGAACCACTTCGAACGCCAGGGCACGCGTGACACGATGGTGTACGCCCACGGCGCGCTGCACACCGTGGCCGTCTCGCTCACCAAGATCGCCAACGACATCCGGCTGCTCGCCAGCGGGCCGCGCGCGGGACTCGCGGAGATCACGCTGCCGGCCATCCAGCCGGGGTCCAGTATCATGCCGGGGAAGGTGAACCCCGTGATCCCCGAGGCGGTGACGATGGTGGCAGCGCAGGTGATGGGGAACCACACGACGATCACCGTCGCGGCGCAGGGGAGCTTCCTCGAGCTGAGCGTGATGATGCCCGTGATCGCGTACGCGTTCCTCCAATCCGTGACGCTGCTGACGCGCGTGTCGCACGTCTTCGTGGACAAGTGCATCGCGGGCATCACGGCGAACGAGGAGCGGTGCCGCGAGCTGCTCGAGGGCAACCTGGCGCTGGGGACGGCGCTGGCGCCGCGGATCGGCTACGACGCGGCCGCGGCGATCGCGAAGGAAGCGTTCGCCCAGGGCAGGACGGTGCGCGAGGTCGCGCGCGAGAAAGGCGTGCTGTCCGAGGCCGAGCTGGACGCGGTGCTGGATCCGTGGGCGATGACGGAGCCGGGGATCCCGGGTGGTGTTCCCTCCGGTGGGGGGTGA